A window of Drosophila yakuba strain Tai18E2 unplaced genomic scaffold, Prin_Dyak_Tai18E2_2.1 Segkk17_quiver_pilon_scaf, whole genome shotgun sequence genomic DNA:
CTAACCGTATTTTGCAGATCCAAGTTCGTATTCATACTCAGTGTGCAAtacattttgcataaattcataTCGACGTGCATGCGAAATTCCTCGACCTTGCGCCTTTTGGGACGCCTTAGGATTCTAATCCTCTGGAGGCACTGGTCCAAGTGATCTGGCAGAGGCGGAAGCAGAAGACATCTCCTCAAATTCTCCACCGATTTTGATCCGAACTGCTGGTTCCACTTTGAGCGCAGTCTCTTAGCTTGGGGGTCCCTGAACTCCGTCATGGTTTGGTCAATGATGTACTCGAAGTCCTCGAGGAAAACTGTGAAGCTATTCTGCCATCCAGTCTCCGCTGAGACATTTCTGTTGCTTTCTCCCAGGACTCGGGGCTTCATTTGCTCCTCGCTGATCTCGGTTTCGAAGTCAATGGCCTCTGGTTCTGCAGCAGTTGGATTGTTGGAACCGTCCTCATAGATGAGGAGTTGCACTTGTTGGGAAATGATTTCACTGCATTGCTGTAGCCAACTCTGGGTAGCTTCCTCAGCCTCGGGCCTCGGGGCAATGTTTTAATGTCTTTGACCTCGAGGATAACTggcttttctggtttttccacAATGAATTCAGTTGCTTTCTCTGGTTCCTTTTCTGGAATATTTTCAACGGAAACCTTTTCGTTGGGTGGGGGTTTCCACAACTCAGGCTCTACGGAATCAGGTTTCTGCGGCATTTCGAACACCTTTggagaaaactttttccaaacatCCTTTTCCTGGGAGATAAGATCCTTGGGCTTTAGTAACTCCATCAGAAGATCATGATTCTTCTCATGATCTCTGGCTAGGCTTAATAACATATCAAACTCTTCTATATCACTGTGGGGTTCGTTGAGGCCCTCCGATTTTATCCATTCCTTGAGTGCCCGCTGCTCTTCGATTCCAATGGTGCAGCTAGCAAAGGCGACATCTTCATTGTCCAGAATCCGAGGCTTCTTGGCGTCACTATCGACCTTTCCCTTTGAATCCGAATCTTCTATATCATTATGGGATCCGTTGATGGCCCGCTCCTCTTCGATTCCAATGGTGAAGCTAGCAAAGGCGACATCTTCATTGTCCAGAATCCGAGGCTTCTTGGCGTCACTATCGACCTTTCCCTTTGAATCCGATTCTTCTATATCATTATAGGATCCGTTGAGCCCCTCCGATTCTATCCACTGATCCAAGACCCGCCACTCATCTTTTCCGACTTTCCTCTCAAAACCAGTTTCGaaagaattctttttataTCGGTTTTTGTCAACTCGAACTGTTTTCGGAGGAAATTCATTGGAGTTTTGAGATTCCGTTAAACTCGGAGGTGGAGTTTTGGAAGGCTCCAAATACTccatgcaaaacaaaggccataTAGCATCCGAGGGCTTTATAAGCCCCTTCTTCGCATCCATACAGAGCTTCCAAATATCCTCTGACGACAACATTTCTGTATCATACTCATCCACCAAAGGCCCCTTGATGGGTGTCAGCGGTGAGGGTTCTGTATCGACGGTAGGTTTTGGAACAGTTTGACGCACATTTGGAGATATTTTTCCTTCGTTGGGGCATCGTCGACTCTTGACAATGCTTGATGAACTTGGAGGTGgcatttgccagtttttgGGAAGCACGTTAGAATTCTCCTCGAGTCCAAAGTCCGGAACAACATTGTCGATGCGGAACTTGGAGGGTATGGGGTTTGGGTGCGGTTCATTTACGGTTCGAAAAGCgctgaatatgaaattaaattcatattaaatatgactgttttttttaagttcttaCCTGGAGCACGGTCTTTGGATATCATATTCCGAAAAGCCATCTTGATTGTAGATGGGTTCTGTGCTCTTTTTCTTAGGATAGTTTACCGCATCACCGCTGGCCATTTTAAGAAACTGTTGGTCATCATCTACATCAAATAAAGAAGTACGTGGCATTTTGTTAGAAATGTAATCGGACTGAATTTTTAGATGCCAAATTTTTCCACGCACTCTACAACTCAATGGGTGGCAAccttaagttatttgtttgaaatatatcctATCGGAACGACAGAATTGTATATTATCGttgtgaaaattattaaactatttatcataaaatttttatcatatattgtttctattgggttaggtttttatacccgttactcgtagagtaaaagggtatactagattcgttgaaaagtatgtaacgggcagaaggaagcgtctccgaccatataaagtatatatattcttgatcaggattaatagccgagccAATCTGGCCatctccgtccgtctgtccgtatgaacgtcgagatctcaggaactacaaaagctaaaaagttgagattaagcatacagactccagagacataaacgcagtttgtcgatttatattgccacgcctaatctaacgcccacaaaccgcccaaagctgccacgcccacacttttgaaaaatgttttcatattttttcagttttttattagtcttataaatttctatcgattggccaaaaaagtttttgccacccccctttctaacgcccacaaaccaccaaaaaccgtcagtgttgaagactctccttcgcacttccactagctgagtaacgggtatcagatagtcggggaactcggttatagcgttctctctttttcagttttattcCGTAACGTAACCCATTCGAAGCCCGGGTCTTTTAGCCAGCTTTACTTGGAGCAGccattgcatttaaatttctataaatttttcattttccatttagttCCAATGGCAcgctacaaaataaaagcaaacgtTCGTTTTCAGCACAGACTTAATCCCCCAAACATTCTTGCAATGTTTTTAAGGctgtttttcttcaatttgaaatgctgcaatatatttttatgtggTGTGGTCTCGGAATTTGAAACTTATCCTTCACAGCACTTGTGCATGTTTTGTATAAGTAAAATATCCTTAATTTGCGGACTTAAGCTTTTAGTTTATCTTTAAATTATCTAGAAGCTtttaaacatttgatttaaatggcagtcaattaattaattaattaactattagatacccgttataCAGCGAATAAGTATTTCTTGCGCTCGGTCTCTGTCTCTCGAGTCTGCATGCTCATACacaattttctagcttttaagCTTATAGTTTTTAGGATCtcgacggacggacagacgcaTGTACTGTACGACTAACGggtatacaaaaatatattgtttaaatattacaattcaCAAGTAAGCACATgtaatggaatatttattttgatttcccaTTCTATATTCTGGTATCTGGTGCACCCCGAATTCAATTGGAAGGTTTTTAGTGCTATGTGTCTGTATTAAAGTAGCTATTGCGAAAATACGCCATAGATATACCATAACACTGTGCCACTTAGGCACGTAGTATTCATTCATACACCATCTAAAAGCCGCATTTTCCCATCAACTGCCAACACTCTCGGGTACTTTCCAAAGTCGCCACACATAAATGAGGACCTCAGCTTCCCTGGATCCGCTTGGATCCCCCTTACCACACACTAATGGCACTCTGGTGCTGCTAGCAAAGTCTAAAAATCCGaacaaaaactgtttgccTTCGCTTGCCAAGTCTCTAAACACTTTAGGCagaaaagaacaaaatgtCTGAATACTAGGAAGAATATAAGCGAATAAATTTAACGTAATTTAGCATTTAAAgggattttttaaaataaaaagactaGTAAATTGTATAGAGTATGGAAAAATGCAATACGGTATTTCAAAAAGTTAGAAGGTATTCACCTATTATTTCACTTATACGCATTCCAGACagggcgtatacttaatgtgTGTTCGGCCAAGACGACGGAACCTATTAGGTCCTGTTCGACGGAAGCGAGCATcctgaaacaaaaagaaaagcctaAGTCTAGTCCTGGCGCCGAAGCCTACCGACGTCGCCTGGACAGTTCTTGAACTCACCtagatgttttcatttggctggGGGAATGCAGTGCACTGCCTGTATTAGCCTATACCGAAAAGTTCATTATCCTgcggcttttcattttttctatttaagaAATCCACTTTAAGGATACACTGGATCCTCCTCTAATGGTTTTGCTATGCTAATTTATCGACGCCTGCTGGCCATTGGAGTCGCCTTGCGCCCCTTACCAGACGGCTTTTGATCCtgtttcttattaatttaattataaatattattcttttttacgtttcctgtttatttttgttttgttggtgGAAATTGCTGAGTAacaggaaatggaaaacattcAAATGTAAACATATGCACAGTGATTTGCCGTGATTTTTAGGACAGAGATTTTAGTCAAATGTGCTCTACGATGCGGAAAATGAGAATATTAGTGCATGATTAGtgtataataattacaattataatcAGGTGTTACAACTTTTTtcatcaaataaaaatataacaaacggaattatataataattaatatgaaaatCAAGCTCTGCTTTGTATACCAAACATTGATATCCAATACTCTTTTTCTGTGGGAAACTGCATTCACTTTGCTGACCCAGATGCGTTAATTTACTGATGTAAGACCGAAGAACATCGTTATCATGGGCTCACCCATTTGCCCTCACTTTCGTGCAGAAAAAGTGAAACTCTGTCATTAGGTAAAAGGGACTGAGCTGGAAAGTCTTTCATAAGCGTCTCATAAATTCTTTGTCTATTGTGTCAAATTCTTAACCATCCAGTTGGCTAACCGTCGTGTAGTTTTGTCCCTTTTCTGTTCCATCCCGTTTCACTCTATTTCTTCGTTTCTAACTGTGCCATATGTGTCCAGGCTTCCAAGTCCTCAAATTGTAACTAGAATTTGATTGTGCCGAGAAATGCGAGTGCATTGATTGGATTAACTTGAAAAAAGCCGACTGCATGTGGCCATAAATGAAATGGAACCCCTTTAAGCCAGGGAAAGCTGTGGATGCAGATGGCCAACAGTGGCATTGCTAAAATTGGGATATCTTTTAACTAGTCGCTTTCGAAAAGCAAAAGGATACGGGACTAGTTAAATGggtttatttcaaatttacttCACCAGCTAAACCAATAGAATTGAAGAAAAACAGAGGTTTTATGTCAGAAAAACTGAACtacataaatcataatttccaAAACTATGTAAGTTAGcaaaccatttaaaatatgttaacgagaatatcgatttattttaaatgttttgtgagattctattaaaaatcaaagggAATAGGAATTTTACTATGtacaagtatatataatattattgttctttagtttaaaattttaattaggaAACTTAATGGCTTTAGTAAGTTGAGTATAAAGCTTTGTGTTGatgcacatttttttatgtaaataatactATTGGTGTTATTGTTTCTTGTATTTATTGATGTATTATGCTGGAAGTTGCATTTTTGGTAGCCCTTCCATTGTTGCTTGCCTGTCTTTCTTCCGGGCTCTTTTAACCTGCTTTCTGGCTTTGGTTGGTCCTGATTGCAGGTATGTGGCTGTGGAATGGCTTACAAGCCGCTTCCCTGTTTTTTCCGGGCCATCCTTTTGGCCTAAGGGGCGACTGTAGCTGCATCCGATTATCTTACGACTTTCCTTCGTCTCCTGCCTTATCTCTGATTATTATCCTTTTAGCTCAGGAACTGCCTCGTTCACGAAGTACAGCTGCTTGTAAGTGCATTCTTAAGCTCAATCAAACTGGATGCTGGGCGAATATGCATTGAATTAAGTGGGCGAAATTCGTATTGGCTCTTGAGCTAGAAAGGCACCAGAGTCTTATGATTAAAATGCCCCGAGCCCGGAATCCCCTATGCCCATAGGTGCATTCCGCTGCAGAATTTAAATGTCCCTTCACCCGAGTGCTTGCGTGTGTGCGTTCGACGTTCAAGTGAAACTTAAGACAAAAGCCAGAGCGCTCGGAATTCTTTTTCTGTGTCCGCCCTTCCGGGCCgtattgtttttgctggctAAAGCCGTGCAGACATTTGGACCCAACTACTTGAAGTTGTATGCCCCGTTTCCttacttattttttccttttttctttccttaTGGGACTTTATGGCGCTTACGTGTGGGTTCCTTTGGGCGCATATTGAAATCCCAGCATAGTTATGACTTTGAAAAAAACTGAGGGCGAAGCACATTTTCTTCTTAGCCCTCAACGTAATGGCAGGTGCCAGGAAAATAAGAGGCTGGATAAAGCGATCGTGAATAAAACTGTTATCGGTCTGCGTGCTCAAAAGCGCACTTGATTGCTCAAATCCTTTGTGTATCCCCTTTTAAGCCTTCTGTTTTCCACCAAGACACCAACCAACGCcaaagccacagcaacaaaaaaactaCCCCGGGAGCAActaaaaaggggaaaaaagtCCCCCAAGTCGACGTCTCAAGCGGCACTTCTTCcgcaaaaaaaccaattaacttCTGCTGAGACAAATGTTCAAGCCAAGGAAAGGAAACGAAATTTGCATgactacaaaattaaaaactgctTTGAGGGACAGAAAATATTTGGAGGATACATAGTTATACGGCTTACTTTGCACACCCTGGCAGAGGGTATATTGATATTAGTGAGAAGTTGGCTTAGCAATTCTGCAGTATGTATAATCTTTGTAAAAtctatgtttaattaaaatctaatcaATAGCAgagtaacaggtatctgaTAGCAGAGCAAGAATTCCACGCCTATTCATTctaaagaacaaaataatgatTGAACCGACTTTTGAGCCATTGAATTGTTTACCAAAGCGTTCTCagctttattataattactaTTCTATTTTCGATCACATCCTTACATCATTCTGTTTGTAACTCgtaagttaaattttttttttgtcagtcgTAGTCCATTGGTTTCTTTTTGATGACGTCTTTGGTGGCCTTTCGGTGATTGGCCGTAAGAAGGTACAGTTTCTTCAGCATATTATCCGCCTCACGCGTGGTCATGGCAAACACCTGGACCATTCCCGTCTCATGAACACGGGCCGCCACCCCGGGAACTGCCTTGTCCACGTAGTAGACATACTGCATATGGGGCTCTGGAGAAAGAACGCTTAACGCAGTGAACACCGGCAAAGAGATCCCAAATGGAATATGGGCGCAGGAAATGAGACGCAGATGTAGAAGCTTGTTTGAGGGGTCGGCTTTGAAGTTCGCCCTCCCAAGGGTCCTAAACATCAGATCCCTTTGTGTTTCGGCAAGCATCGCATGGCCTCTTCCATTGATTATCAAGACACTGCCATCGGACCAAATCCAGGCTATCTGTGTGGCCTCATACCGGATTTGGATCACATCGATGTCGTTTTTGTAAACGGCGTTTCTTAGGAACCTAACCGTATTTTGCAGATCCAAGTTCGTATTCATACTCAGTGTGCAAtacattttgcataaattcataTCGACGTGCATGCGAAATTCCTCGACCTTGCGCCTTTTGGGACGCCTTAGGATTCTAATCCTCTGGAGGCACTGGTCCAAGTGATCTGGCAGAGGCGGAAGCAGAAGACATCTCCTCAAATTCTCCACCGATTTTGATCCGAACTGCTGGTTCCACTTTGAGCGCAGTCTCTTAGCTTGGGGGTCCCTGAACTCCGTCATGGTTTGGTCAATGATGTACTCGAAGTCCTCGAGGAAAACTGTGAAGCTATTCTGCCATCCAGTCTCCGCTGAGACATTTCTGTTGCTTTCTCCCAGGACTCGGGGCTTCATTTGCTCCTCGCTGATCTCGGTTTCGAAGTCAATGGCCTCTGGTTCTGCAGCAGTTGGATTGTTGGAACCGTCCTCATAGATGAGGAGTTGCACTTGTTGGGAAATGATTTCACTGCATTGCTGTAGCCAACTCTGGGTAGCTTCCTCAGCCTCGGGCCTCGGGGGCAATGTTTTAATGTCTTTGACCTCGAGGATAACTggcttttctggtttttccacAATGAATTCAGTTGCTTTCTCTGGTTCCTTTTCTGGAATATTTTCAACGGAAACCTTTTCGTTGGGTGGGGGTTTCCACAACTCAGGCTCTACGGAATCAGGTTTCTGCGGCATTTCGAACACCTTTggagaaaactttttccaaacatCCTTTTCCTGGGAGATAAGATCCTTGGGCTTTAGTAACTCCATCAGAAGATCATGATTCTTCTCATGATCTCTGGCTAGGCTTAATAACATATCAAACTCTTCTATATCACTGTGGGGTTCGTTGAGGCCCTCCGATTTTATCCATTCCTTGAGTGCCCGCTGCTCTTCGATTCCAATGGTGCAGCTAGCAAAGGCGACATCTTCATTGTCCAGAATCCGAGGCTTCTTGGCGTCACTATCGACCTTTCCCTTTGAATCCGAATCTTCTATATCATTATGGGATCCGTTGATGGCCCGCTCCTCTTCGATTCCAATGGTGAAGCTAGCAAAGGCGACATCTTCATTGTCCAGAATCCGAGGCTTCTTGGCGTCACTATCGACCTTTCCCTTTAAATCCGATTCTTCTATATCATTATAGGATCCGTTGAGCCCCTCCGATTCTATCCACTGATCCAAGACCCGCCACTCATCTTTTCCGACTTTCCTCTCAAAACCAGTTTCGaaagaattctttttataTCGGTTTTTGTCAACTCGAACTGTTTTCGGAGGAAATTCATTGGAGTTTTGAGATTCCGTTAAACTCGGAGGTGGAGTTTTGGAAGGCTCCAAATACTccatgcaaaacaaaggccataTAGCATCCGAGGGCTTTATAAGCCCCTTCTTCGCATCCATACAGAGCTTCCAAATATCCTCTGACGACAACATTTCTGTATCATACTCATCCACCAAAGGCCCCTTGATGGGTGTCAGCGGTGAGGGTTCTGTATCGACGGTAGGTTTTGGAACAGTTTGACGCACATTTGGAGATATTTTTCCTTCGTTGGGGCATCGTCGACTCTTGACAATGCTTGATGAACTTGGAGGTGgcatttgccagtttttgGGAAGCACGTTAGAATTCTCCTCGAGTCCAAAGTCCGGAACAACATTGTCGATGTGGAACTTGGAGGGTATGGGGTTTGGGTGCGGTTCATTTACGGTTCGAAAAGCgctgaatatgaaattaaattcatattaaatatgactgttttttttaagttcttaCCTGGAGCACGGTCTTTGGATATCATATTCCGAAAAGCCATCTTGATTGTAGATGGGTTCTGTGCTCTTTTTCTTAGGATAGTTTACCGCATCACCGCTGGCCATTTTAAGAAACTGTTGGTCATCATCTACATCAAATAAAGAAGTACGTGGCATTTTATTAGAAATGTAATCGGACTGAATTTTTAGATGCCAAATTTTTCCACGCACTCTACAACTCAATGGGTGGCAAccttaagttatttgtttgaaatatatcctATCGGAACGACAGAATTGTATATTATCGttgtgaaaattattaaactatttatcataaaatttttatcatatattgtttctattgggttaggtttttatacccgttactcgtagagtaaaagggtatactagattcgttgaaaagtatgtaacgggcagaaggaagcgtctccgaccatataaagtatatatattcttgatcaggattaatagccgagccAATCTGGCCatctccgtccgtctgtccgtatgaacgtcgagatctcaggaactacaaaagctaaaaagttgagattaagcatacagactccagagacataaacgcagtttgtcgatttatattgccacgcctaatctaacgcccacaaaccgcccaaagctgccacgcccacacttttgaaaaatgttgtaatattttttcagttttttatttgtcttatgaatttctatcgatctacaaaaaaaatgtttgccacgcccactctaacgcccacaaaccatcaaaatctgtcagtgttgaagactctccttcgcacttccactagctgagtaacgggtatcagatggtcggggaactcgactatagcgttctctcttgtattttaaatgcaattttcttcTTCATCCAAATCAATATTGTAAATATCCTCATCGTCATCAGAATCGCACTGCAGATCGTACTACACGTTGTAGGGTAGCTTGTCgttgatctcggcctaaaagtaggcacttaattaggctgttcttaaggtcgggaaaaatgttaattaggctGTCATGAAGAACAAttctccaactgcatttttggagttcagactcggggtcc
This region includes:
- the LOC120322231 gene encoding uncharacterized protein LOC120322231, with protein sequence MPRTSLFDVDDDQQFLKMASGDAVNYPKKKSTEPIYNQDGFSEYDIQRPCSSAFRTVNEPHPNPIPSKFHIDNVVPDFGLEENSNVLPKNWQMPPPSSSSIVKSRRCPNEGKISPNVRQTVPKPTVDTEPSPLTPIKGPLVDEYDTEMLSSEDIWKLCMDAKKGLIKPSDAIWPLFCMEYLEPSKTPPPSLTESQNSNEFPPKTVRVDKNRYKKNSFETGFERKVGKDEWRVLDQWIESEGLNGSYNDIEESDLKGKVDSDAKKPRILDNEDVAFASFTIGIEEERAINGSHNDIEDSDSKGKVDSDAKKPRILDNEDVAFASCTIGIEEQRALKEWIKSEGLNEPHSDIEEFDMLLSLARDHEKNHDLLMELLKPKDLISQEKDVWKKFSPKVFEMPQKPDSVEPELWKPPPNEKVSVENIPEKEPEKATEFIVEKPEKPVILEVKDIKTLPPRPEAEEATQSWLQQCSEIISQQVQLLIYEDGSNNPTAAEPEAIDFETEISEEQMKPRVLGESNRNVSAETGWQNSFTVFLEDFEYIIDQTMTEFRDPQAKRLRSKWNQQFGSKSVENLRRCLLLPPLPDHLDQCLQRIRILRRPKRRKVEEFRMHVDMNLCKMYCTLSMNTNLDLQNTVRFLRNAVYKNDIDVIQIRYEATQIAWIWSDGSVLIINGRGHAMLAETQRDLMFRTLGRANFKADPSNKLLHLRLISCAHIPFGISLPVFTALSVLSPEPHMQYVYYVDKAVPGVAARVHETGMVQVFAMTTREADNMLKKLYLLTANHRKATKDVIKKKPMDYD